The DNA sequence GGCGAGCGTGGAAATCGTACCTGTATTGCAGTTCATGTAAGGAGGGTGTACCAACACCTCTTGCTTTTTACTACGATGGAGAAATCACCATGTATCACACACACCACCACCACTTGCCCTCCTTTTTTTCACGTATCTGGCTCTCCTTGAGCGTTGGCTGCCTCCTGCTGGCATTGTTGCTGACCGCTTGCGGTTCTGGAGACACCGGCACAGGAACAACTTCGGCCTCTCCGAGCGTGAATATGCCTACGCAACAAGGAAATCAGGGCGCTAAAAAATATGTCGTGAACGGAGACAGGGTCAACGCTTAGCGGGGAGCTTCTGGAGCAACATCAGCCCCACAGATCCTTAGCGGGGATTTTGGGGGGTAAAATTGTCGGGACCCCTACACTGCCCAGAAACCATTCACAGATCGCATTGGCCCGGGGGATGTGATAGGGTGGTTTCAGTATCTTGATGCCGCTGGTTGCAGCCACGCGCGAGAAATTGGGTCCAAACTTGCTATCACGAGCGCGAATGAGATACTTCGGCCCTTGTCCAAAAGGAGGTGCTTCGCGCAGTTGTTGCGCCGTCCACGCGTCGGTAGGAGAGCGAGTGACGCCCACGTGGGGGACTCTGCGTGAGGACATATCGATAATGAAAAAGGCAAACAGCGAACGAAAGAAGAGATCGGTGACCTGCAAGCGCATCACACACCCAGATGTCTTTGGCATGGTTCTGCAGGAAGGGAGCCCAGGTCTGTCCTCGCTGTCTTGGGGTGCGAGCAGGCCTCATATACTTCTCAATGGTGCGCTTGCACACGTGAAGGCCTAACTTGAGGAGTTCGCCCCGGATGCGTTCTGCTCCCCACAAGCGATTGTCCCTTGCCATCTCCGCCAATCAAGGCCACAGTTTCCTGAGATATCCTTGGTGTGAGAGAAGCCGCCCTCGACTTATCCTTCCAAAAGAGCTTAAAGCCCTGACGATGCCAGCGCGAGCCTCGTCTCTGGCTGAACGATAAAAAGAGCCTGCTTCCAGGTCCGCACCAGGCTTGCCAGCAGGACGAGCAGCATCCTGTCCTTCTTGGTGCAAGCAGGCCGTTTCACCTGGCGACGCAGGAGCGCGTTTTCTGCCACAAGCTCGGACTTGTTTCTGGCAAGGTCCGTTAGCATTCCAAGTAGCAGCGAGGTGGTGTTGGGTTTGGTCCAGGCGACAAAGCGGTGGTGCAGCGACTGAAAGCCATGACCTGCGAACCGCTTGAAACAGGTGAGAATCCCATGCACAGTCGACGTGCTCCTTTGGTGAAGATAGGCAAGTGAATGCTTGCCATTGTACTCTTCCTCTGAGGAATCGGCAAGCTGCTAGCGTGGAATGGCAGGGCGATGGAAAAGTCGAGTCAAGTGAGGTCAACTGTACCAAGGCGCTCCGACAAAATCAAGCTCGTTCTCGCGACTTTTCCATCGCCCTGCGTGGAATGGGGTGCTCTCAAAGGCCTCACCGTGCCGATGGATGCCCCAGGTAGCCAGCACAGGGGTACTTCCTCTTCTCTGGCTTTGGTGATTGTCTCGGTGGTCCTGGCTCCTTCGATTCCACGGAGCCAGTCTAACATATGGCTCCGTGGATGTCTTCTATTGTTACCCAGCTGCCTCGTAGATCAGCGTCAGCATCCCAGCCTTGTAGGGTTTCGTATTCGCCAGTTGAAGCTGGGCCTGATCCCCTTCTTGAAAGAGACGCTTTCCTTTCCCCAGAACCAGAGGAGCAACATGCAAGGCGTACTCATCGATGAGGTGATGCTGTGCGAGCAACCGAACCAGGTCGGCACTTCCCTGCACCAGCATAATCCTGCCGGGTTGGTCTTTCAGTTTCGCCACTTCTTCCGCGATATTGCCTGTGATGACATGGGAGTTGTTCCAGCTTACGTCTTTCAGAGTGCTGGAGACGACGTATTTGGGGACGCCGTTAAAGATGTCAGCCATTGGGCCAGAGCGTTCAGACCAGGCGGCAGCCATTTCCTGAAAGGTCTTACGTCCGAAGAGCATCGCGTCGACCTCCTGAAGCGCGGTCATGACATACTCTCCGATTTCTTGATCCATGTATGGGAACACCCAGTTTTCGGGCGCTTCCATGACTCCGTCCAAGGTCAAAATCTCGGACACTTGTAACCTCATGTTCTTTTCTCCTTTGTGCTGGTTTCGCTGCGTTCGAGCGAGAGCAGAGTTAAACTCAAGTGATCGATCTTGGTGAGTACTCCATACAGGGCGGCTTGATCTGCAAGCATACCGGAAAGCTGTGAGGTGCCATCCTCCTCATGCACAATCTCCAACCCCTCCAGCCACTCTTGC is a window from the Ktedonobacteraceae bacterium genome containing:
- a CDS encoding dihydrofolate reductase family protein, whose translation is MRLQVSEILTLDGVMEAPENWVFPYMDQEIGEYVMTALQEVDAMLFGRKTFQEMAAAWSERSGPMADIFNGVPKYVVSSTLKDVSWNNSHVITGNIAEEVAKLKDQPGRIMLVQGSADLVRLLAQHHLIDEYALHVAPLVLGKGKRLFQEGDQAQLQLANTKPYKAGMLTLIYEAAG